From the genome of Xyrauchen texanus isolate HMW12.3.18 chromosome 7, RBS_HiC_50CHRs, whole genome shotgun sequence:
gcaaccccaagttgctcccaatggcaggttagcaccttgcatggcagctctgccaccattggtgtatgaatgtgtgtgtgaatgagtcacagtgtaaagtgctttgaataccattaaggttaaaaaggtgctatataagtgcagaccatttaatggacaaaaagtgctattggatgtttttcaatgaacgcttgtcatggacaattgactcATCTGGATTCATCTAGTGATCACTATTTCAtaaaaagtcccgttttgatattgtatgttttcatttgtactcctggcacaaataactaaattgctgtttctggagcattgctatcatgaaacagatcggatatcaatgttgaacccttagtcctttgaaaagatgtataatttgttaacattaattacatatatagacagtaaattctatattaaatgtaagcagagtgacgtcactaccgcgtGTGGTcgattgcatatcaacaggttaaatccatgtcttcagaagtgatttgacatgtgtgggtgagaaacagatcaatattttattacatactatcctccctgctcagtcaacctCCACTTTATCTTtcgctttcacattcttcttgtgtttttggtgattcacattcttcatgcatatgcccctgactgggcagggagaagaatgtctagcaaaaatgtacttaaatattgatcatataacttctgaagatatggattgaaccacCTGAGACTAATAGATTagatcagtcaatcaatcaaaatGAACATTGGTGGATCTAGTGGGAAATATCTTGTCACATATACTCTTTAAGAAATAGAGTACGAGTCAATTGGGCACCGAGTCTGTTTAGCGACTGTGGTGAATCTGTTTCACATTCGATGTCTGTTCCGCATTAAACATTTACGTTTTCCCCTAACACTTGGTAAGTACTACATCAGCTACAAAAGAGCTGCTATGTAATTATCTCTACTGCAGTTTGCTCAAATCTAGTCTCTATACCATCTGTTCTGGTTACCCAAGCATTATAAAGGATTATGGCACTGGATTATGGGGTTCTTGTTAACAAACCATGATACTACAGACAGGGAAGGCTTAGATATTACATGTATCACTAATTTGTAAGATACAAGACTGTTGTTCTACTGTATCCCTGCTCATGTAGTTCTTTAAACTGTTCTCATCACTCTTGGTCTGAAGTAATGGCAAATATGTGCACTTATAACCCAGAAATTAGAGAAGCTCTGTGGGGAAAGGAGGCCAAGTCGAAACACCTGGCACATAGACAGGAAGTAGGGTGAAAGAGAGAGATGGCACTAATGGGATTTTAATAAGTCCTTTATGAAGCTGAGGCTACATTATTGTGTTGGCAATGATGGTCACTATCTTAACTGCAATACAAAAGCTGAGATGTATTGGAAATTGACTcttaaatacatttctattaataTTTGTGATTGTTCATAAACATTTCTAATTAAAGAGTTGGTTCACCCAAAGAAATATTGAATAACCTTTTAAAGCTGAAAGCACCACATTTGTGAGCATAATCAAAAAAGGTGTTGTGTTTCACTTATTTATGAATGTCAATTGTGGTTGTTCATATGAGAGCAAACAAATTCATACTGTCATTACTGGCCACTTCAAATGTAATGGGTCAGCAATTATTGGCAATTCAGTTATGAAgcaaacattttgtgtttgtttaactcCATTTGGCAGATTGATTGACAAACAAacagatggatggacaaatgGCAACACTCCATAATGAAACACAGGGATCGACTGTCGAGTAATGTATTTCGCATATTGGCTCCAAATAGTGTTTAGACAACTAAGCCACTCATGAAtgtttgaatgtcattgcattaaataacaaaatataaagccaagtggcatttatttaagGGAAAAACAGCACAAGCACCCTTTTCCAGCATAAACATTTGACAAAACTTTAAGAGTATCACGGAGAGACTCGCAGAGGCAAAGATATGAACTCAACTGCAGGATTTTATTGAGTAGATGATATGAAGCAGTGATGTAAACAACATGTGAGACAATCCAGAAACGGTTGAGATGTAAACAGACGGTGAGTATTATCTAGGGAGGGTATATTAGCGATGTACAGATGAAAGGTGAAACTCACAACAGTCCTTTGATCTTAGCTGGGGAATGAGCGTGGGGATAAACAACACCAACATCAGGTGAGGAGAACACTAAACACAGTAAGTTTAAGTAAGTATCAGCAAACTAGGGAGTCTGTAGTCACAGGTAGAATATAGACGAGAGGTCTGACATCTCTGAGATACTAACTATGAGAACAGAGTGAAGGCTGGGTATATATGCAGTACTTGATTGGCCATTAATGGAGTGCAGATGTGTGTGATTaacactcaggggagagtgagcaaTAGCATGGTGGATCCGTgacaaatggatagttcacccaaaaatgtaaattctcttgccatttactcaccctcatgccatcacagatgtgtatgacttcctttcttctgcagaacacaaatgaagatttttagaaaaatatctcagctctgttggtccatacaatgcaagtgaatggtggccagaactttataggcccaaaaagcacaaaaaggcatcataaaagtaatcgacattgtctgtgagtgagaaacatgttcaatgtttaaatccttttttactataaatgcccagtaggtggtgatatgcacaaagaatgtgaatcatcaaaaagaaaggtgaaagtgaaagtgggtatttatagtataaaaagacttaaatattgatctgtttctcacccacacctacctaatcacttctgtagacatggatttaacaactggagtcttatggattacttttatgctgcctttatgtgctttttggaccttcaaagttctgtctaccattcacctgcattataaggacctacagagctgagatattcttctaaaaatgtttgtttgtgttcagcagaagaaagaaagtcaaacacatctgggatggcatgagggtgagtaaattatttgggGTGGGGTGGCACCGGGGCAGCTCAACAAGTATTGAcacagactaccacccctggagtcgcgagttcaaatccagggtgtgccgagtgactccagccaggtctcctaagcaaccaaattggcccggttgctagggaggatagagtcacatgggtaaccttctcgtggtcacgattagggcagtggtggctcagcggttaaggctctgggttactgaccagaaggtcaggggttcaagccccaacaccaccaagacaccactgttgggcccttgagcaagacccttgaacctatctgctccaggtgcTGTATCATggttgaccctgcactctgaccccagcttagctgggatatgtgaaaaataaataatttcaccatgtatatgcagagatgtatgtataatgtgtgactatttattattaagtggttcttgctcttggtagGGGCGCGtgttaagttgtgcgtggatcgcggagagtagcgtgagtctcaatggtgtcatgcacagcgagccacatgataagatgcgtggattgacgtctcagaagcggaggtaactgagacatgtcctccaaaacatggattgaggtgaataactgcgccaccacgaggacctagtaaatagttggaattaggcattccaaattgggagaaaaggggatataatacatatatatatacatttttagtgaCCCATCCCTTTAATGTTAGGTTTTAAATCATAAAACTAATCTACCTTAGTGAAACATGTCCATATGAGCTGAACTACATATGTTGTTACTCTGCTATGTCAGTCAGttagatttaaaaaatggatAACAAATGGGAAGTTGGGTCTAGCATTGCCACTATGCCacttgatttatcttgttttatttaTCTGTTATCTAATGGGATAAcatatattatgaatatattttgtAAGTttagcttaagtgtccaaatactttttggagtcACTGAGTGTACCAGCCAATGTGCAATGATTTTTCACCTGAATGACCCAATCTGTTTCTGTCCTGATGCTGTGCTTCCTCGACTCTTAAAAACCTGAAAACAAAGCAAGGTTGGAACTTTTAGAGTAGTGtgaagaaaatgtttatttatctGTCAGTAGtggtacatttattttttgaataagTGGTTGTTTATCTCTTCCCTGTGATCCCTGTGATCACAATATTGACTGGCAGCTCTTTCATATTCTTTGGTGTGCGTAAAGGAGGTTTTCAACTTATTCTCCACCTTGAACTATTGTTCTTAATGCTGAAGGACGCTTGCAGCTGACGTTGTCGACCATGGCCTTTGAAAACCAGAGCCATTCATAACTTCATCATTTTTCCTTACTATTTCATAATGCCTTTTCAAATCTTTTCTGCAATAAAGCAAATACTGAACAATTATGCAAAATGACCCTGTGAGTGGGAAAAAGTCCACTTTTTGTGTTTTGCacgtcattttattttattattattgtttggtttagtttttttcagattCGTGAACTGAAATTTGGGTCTAAATGCTTTTCGTGGCCTTGGGGAAATATTGTGAATTTTATaggtcaaatatatatatatatctgttaaCCCTTTAATTCAGGATTTTTCAAATTTATCactaaattattttttctttttgttgagaCCTCTATCAGAAGACAACATCATTGGGAATGTATCATTGGTAAGTAGGGGGTGTAAAATGTCTTAGGAGTGTGGGTGGAACCCCCACATGATGTTACCTTGGTTTTTCTTTGTTCATCTCTTTCGTACTTTTTCTTCTATGAATATGTGATTGAGTGATTCACTGATAACTGTGAATGGAGGACTGTGCTTATAAGCCTTCCATCCCTCATCAGAACAACTTTGAAGACACCTGTCGTAACGTTTTTGGGTGTACATACTACATACACACATTAAGTGGCAACCCATTGTACTTGTTGGACATTTGCGCCTGAGGGGgataaaaaaatacactttttgggTGTGTTTAAGCAAAAGACAATTTTATAGTGCTTTGACCCCCCCAGGGGAGAGAAACCTGAAGTAAAGGCAGCATTTGAAGACAATGAGTTCCAGCATCTCTTTCCTTCTCTGCCTGTTGCTGGTGTCGCATGGTTCGACTGCAGTCATTACTGGGGTGAGTGACTTTTACAATTTATGTATGGTCAGTCCAGATTGGATTAAACactaatatttaatatagatttttctcatttttataattatattcaataatattatatttaatattgcttttattgtatttatttactgttATTCTGTGGTACTACATTAGtatcaaatgttaatatttataaaGATTGAAAATCACTGATTTCATGTTTGAATTATACACATGAATTGAGGAAATCATTTGTGCATCTTCTTTTAAATATTTGCTGTaaactttattttcattattgtaaaaCTTTTAGAGGagatttatgtttgttatttctgTGTCTTtaatcatgcaaaaaaaaaaaaaaaaaagaagaagaattaatgttcaatataatgtatttcttttcatttaaGCTCCATTATATGGGGACATCACCAAAGCCCATCAATTAGATTGTGATGTTGATAAAGAGGCAGAAACAATACAGTAGTACCAATGCATTAATAcgagttttattcacttttaaagCTCTTGTGTTCATTGTTTTATCTCAATAACTCTTTGAGAGAAGTCATTCATTGAGCTTAATGTTACTACACATGAATGTTAACCTAAATTGTAGGGGTTTTTTGCTAAAGAAATTGATTATAGTGAACCAACTACAGGGAGACAAATTAATGctctcatgtatatatatatatatatattttttttttactaaaatcttGTTGACATTAGTGGGATTACCTAAAATAAGCAATATCTAAATAATGatcaaatacaattaaaaaggCCTCTAAATATTGGCACAATTTAAAGCTGTCATTTAACTATTcaagattgtttcatttttacagtGCTTAAATTTTCCTATTGAAATCCTGGTTATAACGCATACACAAATAGATGGTATGATGTAATACTATAATCATAAAcaatacatataaacatacagtacattcatagATGCATAAAACAGAcgttttttaaagggatattccaggttcaaaacaagttaagctcaattaacagcatttgtagcataatgttgattaccacaaaacttaatttagacttgtccctcattttcttaaaaagaaaaattgtggcacttacaatggaagtgaatggggcaatcctaaacactaaaatactcactgtttcaaaagtacagccacaagatgtaaacaatatgtgtgttaccGTGATGTAAGTTTGATAAAAACGCTTACTAACCCTTTTGTGTGTAAggtatccaattttacaatttagttGACAACGTaacaccgtaaaccctaaaaGATTGAGATGAAGCCAATGCCATTAAACAAACCAAGACCTCTATCCTACATGACCTGTTAAGGCAAATCAGTAGCCTGGATCCAAGGTGGGCACCAGAGTTCAAGACCTGTCTGTAATAACCAGGCTGTCTAAAGTAAATGAGAGAAAACATTTCCAAAAAACGTAATTCAACTTAAATTACAATAATGCTGTTGTCTGAGATCACAAACCGAGACCCAGATTCCGACCAAACAATGGCAACGTTTATGTTGTCTAGGGAGGCCTCAAGACTGAGATCACAAGATCAAGACTCCATCTCTGGTGGATACTGAATATATCATCATTGGTTTGTTTTTTCATACTGGAGGTGAAAGTTGAatgttgatgtattttttttgAGAGAAGAGCCCTAAGAcctgtttttatgtgtgtttgtgcaggcaTGTGAGAAGGACTTGCAGTGTGGAGGAGGCATGTGTTGTGCCATCAGCCTGTGGATCCGTAGCCTGCGAATGTGTATTCCAATGGGTCAAGAGGGAGAAGAGTGTCATCCATTGAGCCACAAGGTTCATTTTCTCACTTCCTCCCTAATGCTACCTTTTCTCCTCGTGCTTCCTACTCATTAAAGCCTTCGTTATTCATTCCTTTTTatcttaaaatgttgtttttttcaatgcctcgatttatttatttatttatattattgttgatgaagtttgagaaatatagaatctgttgtagcccatttttacgagtgagatgagtaaagagcgtTGTTGCAGAAATGTACATTGTGAGCGTCATCTATGCAAATTGCTGAACCTAATAATTAGAATCAAATgcgttaaaatataaaatgtatatatatatatatatatatatatatatatatatatatatatatatatatatatatatatatatatatatatatatatattagtattctgtttgaaatgtacatttttattggtATCATTATTTGTAGACTGTGCAGAaggtgcatttttactttttttttctcaaccCCAACACCCACTATTCTGTATTCCTTGATAAATaaccaaataataaaaagttgtaatttttttaaggCAAAGCAAGTTTATTCataaagcacatttcatacataGTAATTCAAAGTGCATTACAAagattatttttatacatataataAAGACTACTAAAAAGAATTACACAAAACATATAagttaaagagcacctattatggcatttaaaatgttcctaatattgttttgggagtcttttgttgtcttataatatgcatttatgtttacctgatttgctcaccgactcccaaatgattcgttcaacaaCTCATTTTtgcaaacccctcctttgcgtgacgctaatctgcggtgattggtcagatgacccagtcagttgtgattggtatactctgtgcagagattgtcggaaacggaacgcccatcaccgctttgtagtaaaaaaatcaaaatcagagaaggaatttgagttgatttatgttagcgatcatagcccaaagttcggtggtaaacacccaatcagttattgtttgcgttagcccaacgcataaacatattggtaaagcactgctttactacaagttattgctctattctttatgacaactccaataacatcgacaaacatttctcatatttcaaaaaaattggaaagcattcatgttcgtaaagcaatcgtcattaaaatgacgcgaacacagcacaaggttcgggctatacttgtgtggtatagttgtaaatataaactctagccactgattcttcacatgctcgtccctgggcagtgaaaataAGGTCgtttttgatatgcacttcagaacacagcgtcttgttgtcgacatgatgttttcaagttttccctggtgtctgcgcgcgcaatgagtgggcgcggacaatttgataatttttcgtcttgacatcacaacgaaaaggaaaatgacttaTTGgaaaaaacgattcattacattgactcagagtcaacTCCTACTtctgagagacaataactttttttacggtgaactttcatatataaaactttgcaggatgtttttgttcacttaaatctatgttacacactacatgaaaggtaattttcaaaattccataataggtgccctttaaatgtacaaatgctatttgtaatgcattaaatatctcattttattatgttttcattTCTTATTGTTTTCTCCCTAGGTGCCGTTCTTTGGCAAGAGACTCCATCACACATGCCCCTGTCTGCCCAACCTAGCTTGCATCCCCACATCTGGCGACAAATCCAAATGTCTCCCGCCATTTCCGTTCCAGGATCATTACCTCTGATTATGATTTATGGCTGTATAATGTGCTAATCCATGTAAAAGAAAAGTGTATAGTTATAAAAGTGCAATTTTCTGGATTGATTTCAGatgaatttaatttattgaatttatttcatCTTTATGGAAAATGATAAACTAGCCGCAAAAATTCAAAAGCCGAAGATTTTGCCAGAATCTCAtataatgaacaaaataaataaagaattacaAATATTGTACAAGCTTTTATTCGCCATATTCTCGTGATAATCACTATACACGATAGTGATTATCAAATAATGTgactaataaattatttatttgattaattttgtggAATTCCTACAGAAAGTAAATTGTAAAGCTAAAAAAATTAGAAATATTATTTGCATTAATGTTAAAgttttggttttattattataatctcAACTACAGAATTTCCTGCATAATAGGAAAAAAAACCCGACGTGGAGTAAGAGATGTGGAGTATTTCATGTTGTAATGTTTTAGAGAATGTAATTAAAAGGCATCTTGATACAAAGGCAAATGTTACTGAAAATACTGACATGGCCGAAGTGTTGTTCTTGCTATCAGAGCAgtgtgaggtaaaaaaaaaaaaactctaaatcCATCCGTATCATATATTTCACATTTATAATGGTTTTAAGGTGTAAATTTAGCCTTTTATTTTTGTCTCAAGATTCTTATTCACTGTAATTCTGTTTCAGTAATCATTTCACGAATGAAGAGTTATGATTATGCCTAAAGCTTCTTCTATGGCAAGACATTTGGAATCAAATAAGGCTCCTGATAACCTGTAAAATAAAGTCTAATATCCAATTAGTCTTTGGTATATTGTTGAGATTACTGGGTGGGCCTATAGAAGATCTATAAAACCACTCTGACACTATTCCTTTTTCAGTTCAGCGTATCGGAGGCAGAAAACTGCCTGGGCAAAAGCCTGCAGTCACTTAATTTATTGCCCATTGCCATCTTAAAGACCATTCAGACTGCTATAGCTAGAACAACATGTAAAGATCCAGTACAATGCCATTATTAAATAACAGACaagcttaaaaagcattttgtactattttttctgaaatgtttatacagtataagcTTTTGCAGAGCTTTGGAAAAATAGTCTATGAATGCTGCCACTTAGAGTCTAAATGAAATAAACTGTACAAAGCACTATATGCTGGAGAAAGTTTacactgtgtgtttttttttgtgtgtggataAAATATTCATGGCCAGCTTTTCAAATAAGTGTGTCTTTCCACCAGACTATAACTGCTGCATTAATGCACTAGCTGGAGGAAGGCCAAAAAAGAAGCAATATATGGAGTGCATCTTTACACAAGGCAGGAATGCAAGGCGGCtggatatgtatatataataaggCAAGTGCATAGGGCTATATGTTTTACCTTGAGCACTGATCTGCGACCAGCATCCTAATGAGGATTGGGCTGAAAATGTTAAAAGGGAGACCAGAAACTGATCTGAAAACAGAAGGATAGTGTTAACAGCTCAGCAGCTATGTGGCCTATTTCTTTCTCTCCACTCAAATAAAACGCTCCAATTAGCTGATGGACCTTTTCACTACATTTCTACAGATGCATGCAGATGGTTCACCAAGTATATAATGTCATTTTACTTTGCGATATTATCTGTTAGTGCATCTCATTGAAGGAACTGCAAGAATTTTCTCTGAAAAGCCACTAAGGCAACGtccacacttaaagggatagtttacccaaaaaggaaaattctctcattatttactcacttgcATGAAataccagatgtttatgactttctttcttctgttgaacacgaacattgatttttagaagaatatctcagctttgtaggtccatataatgcaagtgaatggtggccagacatttcatgctccaaaaatcacataaaaggagCATAAAAttgatccatacgactccagtggttaaatatatgtcttctgaagtgatgcaatcactttgggtgagaaacaaatcaatatttcaatccttttttcaATCCTTCTCACCCACACCGCTTCTAttgaatcacttctgaagacatggatttaaccactggagtcgtatggattacttttatgctgcttttatgtgatttttggagcttgaaaggtctagcCACTTGCAAGAAGCAAATCATAggtcatggctgtgatgtaaagctttttttttttttttttttttttgagggaacAAGGCCTTTGATATGTCTGACCaaaattcctgtttcaatgggaAATGCACCAGCTACACAGGACCGAAAACTGCTTGtcatttgatttcatggggtctttaaatgtatgtttttttttaactcttaaaGTTCTTAAAAGTATTCTAGTAACCACATACTCACGACTGGAGTGTCCTGATGACATTTTTGTATTACCCCTCATCTAAATATTGCGAAGCCCTTAGTGTCTATGTGGGTTAGGTTCTTCCATCTTCCTTCTTTGAGTTTTTCCTGCTTTCATGTAGAAAACAACTGCCCAGAATACATTGTTTAAATTTATCGAAGATaaataatctgattacacaaCCATCTCCAGTGGCTTGCATTCATTGTGTCAGTGCAACAACATAGTACAAGATCATACGAATGGAGTTGTGCTGAGGGGTGTTTCAGGAAAAAAGGACTGTGCATTATATAACCATCCGTAGGGAGGGTGGGGGATGGAAACGCAGCCAAAAAATTCTCCCTGGATGAGTGTGTCTGAAACATTACATTATGTCTCAGTATGTTTTTTCCCCCACAACATCTAAGAGCAAGTAATGAGATGGAAGCTTAGCAAAACAGGACCAAAAATCAGACGTTTTACATCAGTTTAGTCGAGCTGACATCAAAATCCCCAACCTTTAATACCTTGTTGGGCTTTTGCTTGCATTTCTTTGGGCATTTGGTTCTAATATTGATTTAGCACACCAACACAGCACATTCATGATCAGctgtttatttgaattaaaatacaaatCATGGTCTCCAACACTGATCCATCAGCTAAAAGCTGACTTTGCTCACGTCCACTGAGAACAATTTTCCAGAATCAATTTAAAGGGAATGTGGGAAGGACATGGTTTATTCACATTTAGTCCATGTGACAGTAGAAATCCTCTGGAcatttttttcacacaaaaaaagtaTATTAAGCTCATAGCAAATATATGACATATACTGTAAGATATAAAGAATAGTCCGGAATATAAATAAATTCTCTTTATACATATTGTGCATCATTATGTGGATTGCATATATGCATCTTCCGATATGCAAAGGTGTAACAGGTCTGTGATTTTACCTTTTAATGAAGGAAAATATGACATGCTgtggccccaaaaattatttggatgctaaaagggatagttcaccacaaattgaaaaatgtgtcatcatttaatcaccctcatgatgttgCAGAATGTTAAAGACGGATAGTCttatcaccattaactttcattcatttttcatacATGCaatgaaaagtgaatggtgactgagactgaacattctgcaTGATATCTCCTAGGAAGAAAgaacaggtttagaacaacatattagtgaataaatgatggcaaAATTTAATTTTAGGTTAACTATTCCTTCACAGATGAATGAAACCATTGGATTGTAAAATAGCAAACCAAGAGGCATTTATTTAACTAGTGTAATGAGAAAAACATTGTTTCTCAAACCTTTTGAAACGAATTTCATGAATAAACGTACTTCAAATGACACAGTACGGCTCCATGG
Proteins encoded in this window:
- the prok2 gene encoding prokineticin-2, with translation MSSSISFLLCLLLVSHGSTAVITGACEKDLQCGGGMCCAISLWIRSLRMCIPMGQEGEECHPLSHKVPFFGKRLHHTCPCLPNLACIPTSGDKSKCLPPFPFQDHYL